One Thalassotalea atypica DNA window includes the following coding sequences:
- a CDS encoding TraR/DksA family transcriptional regulator, which yields MVAQQLFEQLTAKKQQLSQRIEAITNDFQKGRSADFAEQTTECENDQVLNVIRDEAKEELKQINHALQRIKDDAFGQCTECGEQIAQARLNALPYTDFCINCAN from the coding sequence ATGGTCGCTCAACAATTATTTGAACAATTGACTGCGAAAAAACAGCAGCTCAGTCAGCGTATTGAAGCAATAACTAATGATTTTCAAAAAGGTCGTTCGGCAGATTTTGCTGAGCAAACGACAGAGTGTGAAAACGACCAAGTGCTTAACGTGATCCGTGATGAAGCCAAAGAGGAGCTCAAGCAAATTAATCACGCATTACAACGGATTAAAGACGATGCGTTTGGTCAATGTACTGAATGTGGCGAACAAATTGCCCAAGCGCGTTTGAACGCTTTACCTTATACCGATTTTTGTATTAATTGCGCTAACTAG
- a CDS encoding YdcH family protein, with amino-acid sequence MLNEKHDLHHEFPEFKEEIHHLKMNDTRFARLFKEYHELDHEVIRIEQGVENTADEYLEQQKKQRLHLKDALFTMLKKHQQTA; translated from the coding sequence ATGTTAAATGAAAAACACGATTTACATCACGAATTTCCAGAATTTAAAGAAGAAATCCATCACCTTAAAATGAATGATACTCGTTTTGCACGTTTGTTTAAGGAGTACCATGAATTAGATCACGAAGTGATCCGCATAGAGCAAGGCGTGGAAAACACAGCTGATGAATATTTGGAACAGCAGAAAAAACAACGACTACATCTAAAAGATGCTCTATTTACGATGCTTAAAAAGCATCAGCAGACAGCATAA
- a CDS encoding exonuclease domain-containing protein gives MLNSLFGLNAKRKRQLKKAPSGPIREFLSVPFPEPNTPIDQVPILALDFETTGLDPIDDQLLSIGYVDLLNHRIKLSTAEHFIIKCQLRLAAENVVIHQITEQEKLCGVELKFAIEKLLNALAGKVMLAHFAKIEISFLAQACKQLYGFVPVFPVIDTLAIAKRRLDMRQADYHPSELRLTNLRENYGLPAHYAHNALNDAIATAELLLVDLATHNNANSLLRDILR, from the coding sequence ATGTTAAATTCACTTTTTGGCTTAAACGCAAAACGAAAGCGTCAATTGAAAAAAGCACCATCTGGTCCAATACGAGAGTTTTTATCGGTGCCGTTTCCTGAGCCAAATACGCCTATTGATCAAGTCCCTATACTTGCGCTAGATTTTGAAACCACAGGTCTAGATCCAATCGACGACCAATTGCTCAGCATTGGCTACGTTGACTTGCTGAATCATCGGATTAAATTGTCGACGGCAGAGCACTTTATCATCAAATGTCAGCTGCGATTAGCCGCTGAAAATGTTGTCATTCACCAAATAACCGAGCAAGAAAAACTCTGTGGTGTCGAGTTGAAATTCGCCATAGAAAAACTGCTTAATGCCCTAGCAGGAAAAGTGATGCTGGCTCATTTTGCTAAAATAGAAATCAGTTTTTTGGCACAAGCCTGTAAACAGCTGTACGGTTTTGTACCTGTTTTTCCCGTTATTGATACATTGGCAATTGCCAAACGTCGCTTGGACATGCGACAAGCCGATTATCACCCGTCAGAATTACGGCTGACCAATCTTCGCGAAAATTATGGATTGCCTGCTCATTACGCTCACAATGCGTTAAACGATGCGATCGCAACGGCAGAGTTATTGCTGGTTGATTTAGCTACTCACAATAATGCAAATAGCCTTCTAAGGGATATATTAAGGTAA
- a CDS encoding putative nucleotidyltransferase substrate binding domain-containing protein, producing MDNELSEIYAFIKATTPFEPLSEMAIFHLVRQINICYVVKEQFLPPESFDTPHFYIVRKGALSYLDIDGTLLGKYGEGDICSIFAYPEKYADIRVHVDEDCLIYAVSKTDLLAAVVDYPQTVQFFEQSAEERLKSTVSQLHEEAIINSSLSNTALEQLYQSPAASINIGQSIADTARTMTELGYSCLVVVDNNDEVKGIVTDKDFRRRCIAQGISPNEPIHTIMTPNITTLDLRHTAFDALVLMTSHHIHHLPITKQGQLDGMLTITDLMHYEGQNAINLSSLIHRAKSIEALVDIGKMLPKLQLKMTKLGTTAEQVGKSISAITMAFTIRLIELGEAKLGEAPVSYAWLAAGSQARQEQFAHSDQDNALIIDNSVTEAQLPWFEQLAQFVCDGLNACGFVYCPGQVMATNPKWRQTEQQWHLYFQQWIDTPDPKALMHCSIFFDLTTVYGDKMLLERVRSAMLRKTQKSSLFIAHLSKNALQHKPPLGFFRDFVLSSNGKDKKSMDLKHNGVAPIVDLARIYALSEGISSVNTIERLQQASGTKSLTKGASANLIDAFEFLGSLRLSHQSNQLAAEETADNYLAPKEISRLEREHLKDAFKVIKTMQDNRQSTY from the coding sequence ATGGATAACGAACTCAGCGAAATTTATGCATTTATCAAGGCGACAACGCCTTTCGAACCATTAAGTGAAATGGCGATTTTCCACTTAGTCAGGCAAATTAATATTTGCTACGTGGTGAAAGAGCAATTTTTGCCACCAGAGTCCTTTGATACACCACATTTTTACATTGTTAGAAAGGGCGCGCTCAGTTACCTTGATATCGATGGCACTCTATTGGGCAAATACGGTGAAGGTGATATTTGTTCTATTTTTGCCTATCCTGAAAAATACGCTGACATCCGTGTGCATGTCGACGAAGATTGCCTCATTTATGCCGTTAGCAAGACAGATTTGTTAGCCGCAGTCGTTGATTACCCTCAAACGGTGCAATTTTTTGAGCAATCAGCTGAAGAGCGACTAAAGTCCACAGTGTCGCAGCTTCATGAAGAAGCGATCATCAATTCGTCGTTATCAAATACCGCGCTTGAGCAGCTATACCAATCACCTGCCGCCAGCATAAATATCGGCCAAAGTATCGCTGATACAGCAAGAACAATGACGGAACTAGGTTACTCTTGTTTAGTGGTGGTTGATAACAATGACGAGGTTAAAGGAATAGTAACCGATAAAGACTTTCGTCGACGCTGTATTGCTCAAGGCATATCACCAAATGAACCAATACACACCATTATGACCCCCAATATCACCACATTAGATTTACGCCACACCGCTTTTGATGCACTGGTTTTAATGACAAGTCACCATATTCATCATTTACCTATTACCAAACAGGGACAGCTCGATGGCATGCTAACCATTACTGATCTGATGCATTATGAAGGGCAAAATGCCATCAATCTAAGCAGCTTAATACATCGCGCGAAATCGATCGAAGCACTCGTGGACATTGGCAAGATGTTACCTAAGCTACAGCTTAAAATGACGAAACTTGGCACCACAGCAGAGCAAGTCGGTAAAAGCATCAGCGCCATTACTATGGCTTTTACTATTCGGTTGATTGAACTTGGCGAGGCAAAACTCGGCGAGGCGCCCGTATCTTATGCATGGTTAGCCGCGGGCTCACAAGCGAGGCAAGAACAATTTGCCCATTCAGATCAAGATAATGCACTCATCATCGACAACAGTGTCACCGAGGCACAACTCCCTTGGTTTGAACAACTAGCGCAATTCGTCTGTGATGGTCTAAATGCCTGTGGTTTTGTTTATTGCCCTGGCCAAGTCATGGCCACTAATCCGAAATGGCGGCAAACAGAGCAGCAATGGCATTTGTACTTTCAACAATGGATAGACACTCCAGACCCTAAAGCACTAATGCACTGCAGCATCTTTTTCGATTTAACCACCGTTTATGGAGACAAAATGTTATTGGAGCGAGTGCGCAGCGCCATGCTCAGAAAAACTCAAAAATCGAGTTTATTCATCGCACATTTGTCAAAAAACGCTCTGCAGCATAAACCGCCACTGGGTTTTTTCAGGGACTTTGTCTTGAGTTCAAATGGCAAAGATAAGAAAAGCATGGACTTAAAGCACAATGGCGTTGCGCCCATTGTAGATTTAGCACGAATTTATGCGCTCAGTGAAGGGATAAGCTCAGTCAATACTATTGAGCGATTGCAGCAAGCATCTGGAACCAAATCGCTAACCAAAGGAGCAAGCGCCAATTTAATTGATGCCTTTGAGTTTTTAGGCAGCTTGCGTTTGAGCCATCAGTCCAACCAGCTGGCCGCTGAAGAAACAGCAGATAACTACCTAGCGCCGAAAGAAATCTCACGCCTTGAACGAGAACACCTAAAAGATGCATTCAAAGTGATTAAAACCATGCAAGATAACCGACAGTCGACGTATTAA
- a CDS encoding DUF4212 domain-containing protein, which translates to METTSYWQENLRLIFICLAIWFVVSFGFGLLLVEPLNAIRLGGYKLGFWFAQQGSIYTFVGLIFWYTAKMNQLDKKYNVEES; encoded by the coding sequence GTGGAAACGACAAGTTATTGGCAGGAAAACCTGCGTTTAATCTTTATCTGTCTCGCGATTTGGTTCGTTGTATCTTTCGGCTTTGGTTTGTTACTTGTAGAACCGCTTAATGCGATCCGTTTGGGTGGCTATAAATTAGGCTTTTGGTTTGCTCAACAAGGATCTATCTACACCTTCGTCGGATTAATTTTTTGGTATACGGCCAAAATGAACCAATTAGACAAAAAATATAATGTGGAGGAGTCGTAA
- a CDS encoding sodium:solute symporter family protein: protein MDELKLYTYIAVFGSFGMYFAIAWWARAGSTSDFYVAGGGVTPMQNGMAIGADWMSAASFISMAGLIAFLGYGGSVFLMGWTGGYVLLAMLLAPYMRKHGKFTVPEFISDRYYSKTARVVAVVCLIIASLTYIIGQMKGVGVAFSRFLEVEYDMGLYIGMFVVWVYAVLGGMKGITYTQIAQYCVLIFAYTIPAIFISLQLTGNPIPQLGLGSTLADGSGVYLLDKLDMVVTDLGFKEYTTSNMNGTLDMFAYTMSLMIGTAGLPHVIMRFFTVPSVKAARQSAGYALVFISLLYTVAPAVGAMARFNLMNTIEPAAGQNMEYAERPQWFKDWEQTGLLKFEDKNGDGKVQYTANAETNEMVKVDRDIMVLANPAIANLPNWVIALVAAGGLAAALSTAAGLLLAISSSISHDLMKGILTPDMSEKNELLAGRVVMTLSILVAGYLGLNPPGFAAGTVALAFGLAASSIFPALMMGIFAKKMSGTAAVWGMCSGIGVTMLYVFQHKGVMFIPGTSFLGDMGPNWFLGISPNAFGAVGALVNFAVAFTVLKVTGPAPAHIQEMVDNFRTPHGGVSAAHDH, encoded by the coding sequence ATGGATGAGTTAAAACTCTATACCTATATTGCGGTATTCGGCTCTTTCGGGATGTACTTTGCGATTGCATGGTGGGCCCGTGCGGGTTCAACCAGTGACTTTTACGTTGCAGGCGGTGGCGTAACGCCAATGCAAAATGGTATGGCTATTGGTGCTGATTGGATGAGTGCAGCGTCATTCATTTCAATGGCTGGTCTTATTGCTTTCTTAGGTTACGGTGGCTCTGTATTCCTCATGGGTTGGACCGGTGGATACGTATTGTTGGCCATGCTGTTAGCACCTTATATGCGTAAGCACGGCAAGTTCACTGTCCCTGAATTTATTTCAGATCGCTATTACTCTAAAACCGCACGTGTTGTAGCGGTAGTGTGTTTAATTATTGCCTCATTAACTTACATCATTGGTCAAATGAAAGGTGTTGGTGTTGCTTTCTCTCGCTTCTTAGAAGTTGAATATGACATGGGTCTATACATTGGTATGTTCGTGGTATGGGTCTATGCAGTGTTAGGTGGTATGAAAGGCATTACCTACACGCAAATTGCTCAATATTGTGTATTGATTTTTGCATACACTATTCCCGCTATTTTCATTTCATTGCAGCTTACCGGCAACCCTATTCCTCAATTAGGTTTAGGTAGCACGTTAGCAGATGGCTCTGGTGTTTACTTACTTGATAAGCTGGACATGGTAGTGACTGACTTAGGCTTTAAAGAGTACACAACGTCAAATATGAACGGTACGTTAGATATGTTTGCTTACACCATGTCTCTGATGATCGGTACAGCAGGTCTTCCTCATGTCATCATGCGCTTTTTCACTGTACCTTCAGTAAAAGCTGCACGTCAATCAGCAGGCTACGCGTTAGTATTCATCTCATTGTTATATACGGTTGCTCCAGCAGTTGGTGCGATGGCACGCTTTAACTTGATGAATACGATTGAGCCGGCAGCGGGTCAGAACATGGAATATGCCGAACGTCCTCAGTGGTTTAAAGACTGGGAACAAACGGGTCTATTGAAATTTGAAGACAAAAATGGCGACGGTAAAGTGCAATACACTGCCAACGCAGAAACCAATGAAATGGTAAAAGTTGACCGTGATATTATGGTACTTGCTAACCCTGCAATTGCTAATTTGCCTAATTGGGTTATTGCCTTAGTTGCAGCCGGTGGTTTAGCGGCAGCACTGTCAACCGCCGCAGGTTTATTGCTGGCCATATCCTCCTCAATTTCTCATGATTTGATGAAAGGCATATTGACGCCAGACATGTCTGAAAAAAATGAACTTCTCGCTGGTCGTGTCGTGATGACCTTATCCATATTAGTGGCTGGTTATCTCGGTTTAAATCCGCCTGGTTTTGCCGCAGGAACGGTGGCGCTAGCCTTTGGTTTAGCGGCATCGTCGATATTCCCTGCTTTAATGATGGGTATATTTGCTAAGAAGATGAGTGGTACAGCAGCGGTATGGGGCATGTGTTCTGGTATTGGCGTGACAATGCTTTATGTATTCCAGCATAAGGGCGTTATGTTCATTCCTGGTACATCGTTCTTAGGTGATATGGGACCAAATTGGTTCTTAGGCATTTCGCCAAATGCGTTTGGTGCAGTAGGGGCATTGGTTAACTTTGCCGTTGCATTTACCGTGTTAAAAGTAACGGGGCCAGCACCAGCTCATATCCAAGAAATGGTGGATAATTTCCGTACACCTCACGGTGGTGTATCGGCAGCACACGACCATTAG
- a CDS encoding hybrid sensor histidine kinase/response regulator: MFANWQLVTISLSYIGLLFFIAYTGDKYRHKLAKRWQPIIYALTLGVYCTSWSFLGTTGQASSNFLSHLPIYLGPILLFIFAWPLIQRIIRVSLKLNLTSIADLLAARFGKSHKLAIMVTCVALVATMPYLALQLKAIVYSFEQLQVQQSIASWKFGLIVSLCLAGFTIIFGIRHLDVTERHPGVMLAIAFESLVKVTSFLAVGIFVTFFLFDSPMELWRVTDANIKLDSQFTLPNLASLFALLIIVMAAFLALPRQFQVMVVELQDEKHTELSRKLFPIYILAFAIFAIPLGLAGHHLLGDQVPSDTYVLFLPDYGNQQWLSLLAFLGAISAASSMVIISAIALSTMLSNEIVFPLIYRMRTTHADINYDDFRVKLLNIRKALVLVVILLGYSVFLMASPDTLSSLGEVAFGAFAQLTPALIAAFYWRRASLTGVYSGILIGFLLWLILSFLPQFGLYASPLNESMGSVNTIVTIISLSANIFVIYIISQMSRQSVQERVQASIFLEWRSPTISSVQKKKYVDAKELELLVSRFVGEEKAQVSFALFIHECTADGIKGARFNQLLLEHTENTLASVMGASSARLVLSSALEGRDIALDELALLVEEASSQKQQFSQNLLQSAIENASEGISIIDSDLNLVAWNSKYLDLFDYPESLIYSGAPVATLITYNVKRGVCGPGDIEEQVHRRIQFLRQGSSHQSERELDGKVIRIEGNPLPDGGFVMLFSDITAYKQAEQLLKAENVDLEALVNERTEKLALANRELTQARKNAEQAHTKKSLYLKACSHDLMQPLEAARLFAEALSYQGSLTDNQHRQVNNISHSLKVASDLLDELGEIARIESGNIKPQFESFLLDDLLGRLAEEFSASAENSQIEFRIARTNYWIYSDQQLLHRMLQNLIGNAFRYASPGRVFVGARKDGDEISIQVLDNGPGIDESKQAMVFEQFTQLNNEQTLSTKGLGLGLNITQGLSQLLGHKLSLKSQKGHGCKFMINVGQVEEKAKPITQVTHDRTTLNGLSVLCVDDDEDVLSGMVELLSTWGCDVIAAESFESALEVFEQHKYSIDVVLSDYQLSPERNGIELIGRLRQSVSYYLPAILITATTEANIEQKALDADLGYMRKMVKPGALRALINAQITKKLHSKLIG, from the coding sequence ATGTTTGCCAACTGGCAGCTGGTTACAATCAGTTTAAGTTATATTGGTTTACTTTTTTTTATTGCCTATACCGGCGATAAATACCGACATAAGCTGGCCAAACGCTGGCAACCGATTATTTATGCGCTGACATTAGGCGTTTATTGTACTTCATGGAGCTTTCTTGGTACGACAGGTCAAGCGTCCAGTAACTTTCTCTCGCATTTACCCATTTACCTCGGCCCCATACTACTTTTTATTTTCGCTTGGCCACTTATTCAGCGAATTATCCGCGTGAGTTTAAAACTAAATTTAACCTCGATTGCCGACTTGCTTGCGGCAAGATTTGGTAAATCTCATAAATTAGCGATTATGGTGACCTGTGTCGCTCTCGTTGCCACCATGCCTTACCTTGCATTGCAACTTAAGGCGATCGTCTACTCCTTTGAGCAACTGCAAGTTCAGCAATCGATAGCGTCTTGGAAATTCGGTTTGATTGTTAGTTTATGTTTGGCGGGATTTACCATTATATTTGGCATTAGGCATCTTGATGTTACGGAGCGCCACCCTGGAGTTATGCTGGCGATAGCGTTTGAATCATTGGTGAAAGTGACCTCATTTTTGGCTGTAGGTATTTTTGTCACCTTTTTCTTGTTTGACTCTCCGATGGAGTTGTGGCGAGTAACGGACGCCAATATAAAACTCGACAGTCAATTCACCTTGCCTAATTTGGCGTCTTTGTTTGCGCTGCTGATTATTGTGATGGCGGCATTTTTAGCCTTACCTAGGCAATTTCAAGTAATGGTTGTTGAGCTTCAAGATGAGAAGCACACTGAGCTTAGTCGTAAATTATTTCCAATATACATTTTGGCGTTTGCAATATTCGCTATTCCTTTAGGGTTGGCAGGCCACCATTTATTAGGCGACCAAGTACCTTCAGATACCTATGTGCTATTTTTACCGGATTATGGGAATCAGCAATGGTTATCGCTGCTGGCTTTTTTAGGCGCAATTTCAGCGGCGAGCTCAATGGTGATCATTTCGGCCATTGCTTTGAGTACTATGTTGAGTAATGAGATCGTCTTTCCGTTGATTTATCGCATGCGAACAACTCATGCTGATATTAATTACGACGACTTTAGGGTCAAATTGCTTAATATTCGTAAAGCCTTAGTCCTTGTTGTTATTTTACTTGGGTACAGTGTCTTTTTAATGGCGTCTCCCGATACTTTGTCGTCATTAGGTGAAGTTGCCTTTGGTGCATTTGCTCAGTTAACCCCTGCACTTATAGCCGCTTTTTATTGGCGACGGGCCAGTTTAACTGGGGTTTATTCCGGCATTTTGATTGGCTTTTTATTATGGTTGATATTGAGCTTTTTACCGCAGTTTGGTTTGTATGCGTCCCCGCTCAATGAAAGTATGGGTTCAGTTAATACCATTGTTACTATTATCAGTTTGTCGGCCAATATTTTTGTTATTTACATCATTTCCCAAATGAGTCGACAAAGTGTTCAAGAGCGTGTGCAGGCATCAATATTCTTAGAATGGCGCTCTCCGACAATTTCCAGTGTGCAAAAAAAGAAATATGTTGATGCCAAAGAGCTTGAACTATTGGTTTCTCGTTTTGTTGGGGAAGAAAAAGCGCAAGTGAGTTTTGCGCTATTTATACATGAATGCACTGCTGATGGAATAAAAGGCGCTCGCTTTAATCAGCTACTGCTTGAGCACACTGAAAATACCTTAGCGAGTGTGATGGGTGCATCATCTGCACGCTTAGTTTTATCTTCAGCACTTGAAGGAAGGGATATTGCGTTAGATGAACTGGCACTTCTGGTGGAAGAAGCATCAAGTCAAAAACAGCAATTTAGTCAAAACTTATTACAAAGTGCGATTGAGAACGCTAGTGAAGGTATCTCAATTATCGACAGTGACTTGAACCTCGTGGCGTGGAACAGTAAATATCTGGATTTATTTGACTACCCTGAGTCATTGATATATAGCGGCGCGCCAGTTGCAACACTAATTACATATAATGTTAAGCGAGGTGTGTGTGGTCCGGGTGATATTGAAGAGCAAGTGCATCGACGAATTCAATTTCTGCGTCAGGGGAGCTCTCATCAATCTGAACGAGAATTAGATGGCAAAGTGATACGCATAGAGGGTAATCCCTTGCCGGACGGTGGCTTTGTTATGTTGTTTTCTGACATTACGGCATACAAACAAGCTGAACAGTTGTTAAAGGCCGAAAATGTCGATCTTGAAGCGTTAGTCAACGAACGAACCGAAAAATTGGCATTGGCTAATAGAGAGCTCACCCAAGCTAGAAAAAATGCTGAACAGGCGCATACCAAAAAGAGTTTATATCTGAAAGCCTGTAGCCACGATCTCATGCAGCCGTTGGAAGCCGCACGATTGTTTGCTGAAGCTCTTTCCTATCAAGGCTCGCTGACTGATAATCAGCACCGACAGGTCAATAATATTAGCCATTCACTTAAAGTGGCGAGTGATTTATTGGATGAGCTCGGGGAAATAGCACGCATTGAAAGCGGCAATATCAAACCGCAATTTGAATCGTTTTTACTTGATGATTTGTTAGGAAGACTTGCTGAAGAATTTTCAGCGTCGGCTGAGAATTCACAAATAGAATTTAGGATTGCTAGAACCAATTATTGGATCTACTCAGATCAGCAATTACTGCACAGAATGCTCCAAAACCTAATTGGCAATGCGTTCAGGTACGCAAGTCCTGGTCGGGTTTTTGTCGGAGCAAGAAAGGACGGCGATGAAATTAGCATTCAGGTACTAGACAATGGACCAGGTATTGATGAAAGTAAGCAGGCGATGGTGTTTGAGCAGTTTACTCAGTTAAACAATGAGCAAACGTTATCAACTAAAGGGTTAGGACTTGGGCTCAATATAACTCAAGGCCTTAGCCAATTATTAGGTCACAAGCTGTCGCTTAAATCTCAAAAAGGTCATGGTTGCAAATTCATGATCAATGTCGGACAAGTTGAAGAAAAAGCCAAACCAATTACTCAAGTTACCCATGATAGAACCACCCTGAACGGGCTGAGCGTTTTATGTGTTGATGATGATGAAGATGTATTAAGTGGTATGGTTGAGTTGTTGTCTACTTGGGGGTGCGACGTAATTGCCGCTGAATCATTTGAAAGTGCACTGGAGGTTTTTGAGCAACACAAATACAGTATTGACGTCGTGTTGAGTGACTATCAGTTATCACCAGAGAGAAATGGTATTGAACTGATTGGGCGACTTCGCCAGTCAGTGAGTTATTATTTACCTGCAATTTTGATCACAGCGACCACTGAAGCCAATATCGAGCAAAAAGCTCTAGATGCGGACTTAGGTTACATGCGGAAAATGGTAAAACCGGGGGCGTTAAGAGCCTTGATTAATGCTCAAATAACCAAAAAACTGCACTCCAAACTCATAGGGTGA